A single genomic interval of Helianthus annuus cultivar XRQ/B chromosome 13, HanXRQr2.0-SUNRISE, whole genome shotgun sequence harbors:
- the LOC110899299 gene encoding beta-lactamase domain-containing protein 2 translates to MNNEAAASDTRWVYDSPVNSDVEAKLRSFLLELKNTNRILGIQVCAYKDGKVIIDTAAGVLGKDDPRPVQPDSLFNCFSVTKAVTAGMIHWLADKGTLKLDENVANIWPEFGTNGKDQIKVNHVLNHTAGLHNALAGICEHDQTLYLDFDECLKRIAMVAPETEPGRVQLYHYLSYGWLCGGIIEHASGKKLQDILEEAIVRPLDVEGELYIGIPPGVESRLATLTIDKDDLILLDPQHEIHKSNPSSAFTPSSSTLSMVSSLIPLSNTLDARRSIQPASNGHFSARALARYYAALVDGGIVPPRHLPPLESHLTSDEVDTKIFTSSKEKIHDAFLGNGDYKDLILQNGAIGLGLGFLKLNRTDGSVIGFGNGGLGGSMAYCDINNRFAVAVTVNKLSIGALTGEIIRFVCSELDLPIPQLFDVPSTK, encoded by the exons ATGAATAATGAAGCAGCTGCCTCAGATACCAGATGGGTATATGACAGTCCAGTCAATTCTGATGTTGAAGCAAAGCTGAGGAGTTTCTTGCTTGAATTAAAGAATACTAATAGAATACTTGGAATCCAG GTTTGTGCATACAAAGATGGGAAAGTGATAATTGATACTGCAGCAGGAGTACTCGGAAAAGATGATCCTCGACCGGTTCAGCCCGACAGCTTATTTAATTGTTTCTCTGTAACTAAGGCCGTCACAGCTGGAATGATACATTGGCTGGCTGATAAAGG GACACTGAAGCTTGACGAAAACGTTGCAAATATATGGCCAGAGTTTGGAACGAATGGAAAAGATCAAATAAAG GTTAATCATGTACTTAATCATACAGCTGGTCTACACAATGCTCTTGCTGGCATCTGTGAACACGACCAAACATTATATTTAGATTTTGACGAGTGTCTAAAACGCATTGCTATGGTTGCACCCGAGACCGAACCTGGTCGTGTACAGCTATATCATTATCTATCATATGGCTGGCTTTGTGGTGGGATCATTGAG CATGCATCTGGGAAGAAGTTACAAGACATTCTTGAGGAAGCTATTGTTCGCCCGCTTGACGTTGAAGGCGAGCTATATATTGGAATTCCACCCGGTGTGGAGTCTCGTCTCGCAACTCTTACCATAGATAAAGATGATCTCATCTTGTTAGACCCGCAACACGAAATCCATAAATCCAACCCTTCTTCGGCCTTCACACCTTCCTCATCCACGCTTAGCATGGTTTCAAGCCTTATTCCGCTATCAAATACTCTTGATGCCCGTCGTTCCATACAACCGGCCAGCAATGGACACTTCTCGGCTCGTGCTTTGGCTCGCTACTATGCTGCTCTCGTGGATGGTGGTATTGTCCCACCCCGCCATCTACCACCACTCGAAAGCCACCTCACGAGTGATGAAGTCGACACCAAAATCTTTACCAGTTCAAAAGAGAAAATTCATGATGCATTTTTGGGAAATGGAGATTATAAGGATTTGATCCTCCAAAATGGGGCGATTGGGCTTGGGCTTGGGTTTTTAAAATTGAACAGAACCGATGGTTCAGTAATCGGGTTTGGTAACGGCGGTTTAGGTGGATCTATGGCCTACTGTGACATAAACAACAGGTTTGCAGTTGCTGTGACTGTTAATAAGTTATCTATAGGTGCTTTGACCGGGGAGATAATCAGGTTTGTTTGCTCGGAACTTGATCTTCCTATACCACAACTCTTTGACGTTCCATCTACTAAATGA